Proteins from one Rosa chinensis cultivar Old Blush chromosome 7, RchiOBHm-V2, whole genome shotgun sequence genomic window:
- the LOC112179992 gene encoding F-box protein FBW2, translated as MEMASDFRHWDELIPEALSLIFNSLSFKEKLTVIPMVCKPWSKAVMGSDCWQEIDIEEWSNECQPQHLDRMIQMLVARSCGSMRKLCVSELQNDMIFSFIAEHANTLQTLRLRRSEMSDSVVEQTIGRFSNITFLDLSYCGKIGSRALKAIGMNCKLLMGLCRNIHPSYSAGIHMNDEADAIATTMPRLKHLEMAYHIINTQGALQILESCPDLEFLDLRGCWDVQLDDKFLGEKFPKLKVLGPPADYYNDEDLECCMDNSDASSDGSPSNMRIYLRNICPTSISLTDN; from the exons ATGGAAATGGCAAGTGATTTTCGGCATTGGGATGAATTAATACCTGAGGCATTGAGTCTGATATTCAACAGCCTTTCTTTTAAGGAGAAGCTAACAGTGATTCCAATGGTTTGCAAACCATGGAGCAAGGCAGTTATGGGGTCTGACTGCTGGCAAGAGATAGACATTGAGGAATGGAGTAATGAATGCCAGCCGCAACACCTTGATCGCATGATTCAAATGCTGGTTGCAAGAAGTTGTGGATCAATGAGAAAGCTGTGTGTTTCCGAACTCCAAAACGACATGATTTTCTCCTTCATTGCTGAACA TGCTAATACCCTTCAGACCTTGAGACTGCGAAGAAGTGAAATGAGTGATTCAGTGGTAGAACAGACAATTGGAAGGTTTTCTAATATCACCTTCTTGGATCTTAGCTACTGTGGTAAAATTGGTAGTCGTGCTCTAAAGGCCATCGGAATGAACTGTAAATTGCTCATGGGACTGTGCCGGAACATACATCCATCGTACTCTGCAGGCATCCATATGAATGATGAGGCTGATGCCATTGCCACCACAATGCCTAGACTGAAGCACCTTGAGATGGcataccatatcatcaacacACAAGGGGCTCTTCAAATACTCGAAAGCTGCCCTGATCTTGAATTTTTGGATTTAAGAGGGTGTTGGGATGTTCAGCTTGATGATAAGTTCTTGGGGGAGAAGTTCCCAAAATTGAAGGTTCTAGGGCCTCCTGCGGACTACTACAATGATGAGGACTTGGAATGTTGCATGGATAACTCAGATGCTTCTTCTGACGGTTCCCCTTCGAATATGAGGATCTATCTGAGGAATATCTGTCCGACGAGTATTAGTCTGACAGATAACTAA